A region from the Corylus avellana chromosome ca7, CavTom2PMs-1.0 genome encodes:
- the LOC132188651 gene encoding uncharacterized protein LOC132188651, translated as MPIVGQVVPALTLTPNPNPNLAPTISAHHRRQPQNHRTRFLGPTLNPHFYLLQLPNPKSPKRHHFSSATMAALQLRPKHRTLHNPSLVNLFSTSQTPPDPTPADQSPSSTPPHPAQSQSQSQSQSQSSFSSYFSDVKASLKQQQQQGQRRPTNPLSPSLSKPSKVASLEEIRKNLSEFRLRSSVPPPNEPNSASSTLSSSQRISFQELYKRNENSANAGSGPGKVGGRSSFETIRESLRQIRSSSSPGMAQNERRSADPMSLSEYKTSLKLKPSTESGPVIGGTGMLPASVFGKERERKEAEGETMSTKTEFVKAYTYEELGKKLRELRPEGKKEKEASFSLGEVNERLIKLREIEEKETESMIGGLSFVDLRESLLRLKMSDAEKAKTSSIQRLDILGQLGRTPNFLLQPPKEQLVEKYFHPDNMSSTEKLKIELAKVRDEFKMSESDCGSARVQVAQLTTKIKHLSTVLHKKDKHSRKGLIGMVQRRKRLLKYLRRTDWDSYCLVLSKLGLRDNPNYKH; from the exons ATGCCAATAGTTGGGCAGGTGGTTCCAGCCCTAACCCTAaccccaaacccaaacccaaacctgGCCCCCACCATTTCTGCTCATCATCGTCGTCAACCCCAAAACCACCGAACTCGGTTCCTGGGTCCCACACTAAACCCTCACTTCTATCTTCTTCAGCTCCCAAACCCTAAATCCCCTAAACGACATCACTTCTCGTCAGCGACCATGGCTGCTCTGCAACTGAGACCCAAACATAGAACCCTCCACAACCCCTCTCTCGTCAACCTCTTCTCCACCTCCCAAACCCCTCCTGATCCCACCCCCGCCGACCAGTCCCCGTCctccaccccaccccaccctgcccaatcccaatcccaatcccaatcccaatcccaatccTCATTTTCCTCCTATTTCTCTGATGTCAAAGCCAGCctcaaacaacaacaacaacaaggaCAACGAAGACCCACGAACCCTTTGAGCCCATCTCTCTCTAAGCCTTCCAAAGTCGCTTCCCTCGAAGAAATCCGCAAGAACCTCTCCGAGTTCCGCCTCCGATCCTCTGTGCCTCCCCCCAACGAACCCAACTCTGCGTCTTCAACCTTATCATCATCACAGCGCATCTCATTTCAGGAGCTTTACAAACGGAATGAGAACAGCGCCAATGCCGGATCAGGCCCTGGAAAAGTCGGCGGCAGGTCCTCGTTTGAAACGATTCGCGAGAGTCTGCGGCAGATACGGTCTTCGTCGTCTCCCGGGATGGCGCAGAATGAGAGGAGGAGTGCGGACCCTATGTCATTATCGGAATATAAGACTAGTTTGAAGTTGAAGCCGTCAACGGAGTCTGGTCCCGTGATCGGTGGGACGGGTATGCTGCCGGCATCTGTGTTCGGgaaggagagggagaggaagGAAGCGGAGGGGGAGACAATGTCGACGAAGACGGAGTTTGTGAAGGCGTATACCTATGAGGAGTTGGGGAAGAAGCTGAGGGAGCTGCGGCCGGAGgggaagaaggaaaaggaggCGTCGTTTTCGCTTGGGGAGGTGAATGAGAGGCTGATAAAGCTGAGGGAGATTGAGGAGAAGGAGACGGAGTCGATGATTGGCGGGCTTTCGTTTGTAGATTTGAGGGAGAGCTTGTTGAGGTTGAAGATGTCAGACGCTGAGAAGGCCAAGACAAGTTCAA TCCAGAGACTCGATATCTTGGGCCAGTTAGGCAGAACTCCAAACTTTCTGCTGCAACCTCCGAAGGAGCAGCTAGTTGAAAAG TATTTCCACCCGGATAATATGTCTTCTAcagaaaaactgaaaattgagCTAGCAAAAGTTAGAGATGAATTTAAAATGTCGGAGTCAGATTGTGGATCTGCACGTGTTCAAG TGGCCCAACTCACAACTAAGATCAAGCATCTATCTACAGTTTTACACAAAAAG GATAAGCATTCTCGAAAGGGTCTTATAGGAATGGTGCAGAGGAGGAAGAGGCTATTGAAGTATCTCCGAAGAACTGACTGGGATTCATACTGCTTGGTTCTTTCTAAACTTGGTCTCCGTGACAACCCTAATTACAAGCACTAG